The genomic segment cgttcaggtgagggttcttcaccacgttcaggtgagggttcatCACCACGCTCAGGTGAGGGATCATCACcatgttcaggtgagggttcatcaccacgttcaggtgagggttcttcaccacgttcaggtgagggttcttcaccacgttcaggtgagggttcttcaccacgtctgggtgagggatcatcaccacgttcaggtgagggttcttcaccacgttcaggtgagtgatcatcaccacgttcaggtgagtgatcatcaccacgttcaggtgagggatcatcaccacgttcaggtgagggatcatcaccacgttcaggtgagggttcttcaccacgttcaggtgagggttcttcaccacgttcaggtgagggttcttcaccacgttcaggtgagggatcatcaccacgttcaggtgagtgatcatcaccacgttcaggtgagggatcatcaccacgttcaggtgagggttcatcaccacgttcaggtgagggttcttcaccacgttcaggtgagggttcttcaccacgttcaggtgagggttcttcaccacgtcTGGGTGAGGgatcttcaccacgttcaggtgagggttcttcaccacgttcaggtgagggttcttcaccacgttcaggtgagggatcatcaccacgttcaggtgagtgatcatcaccacgttcaggtgagggttcttcaccacgttcaggtgagggatcatcaccacgttcaggtgagggttcttcaccacgttcaggtgagggatcatcaccacgttcaggtgagggatcatcaccacgttcaggtgagggatcatcaccacgttcaggtgagggatcatcaccacgttcaggtgagggttcttcaccacgttcaggtgagggatcatcACCTGACGTTATGAGTCTTTGTGTTGAAGTCTCTCAGGAGCAGAGCAGAATGTCTGTGAGGAAACAAATCATCCAGGAGACGACCAACGTTCCCACAGAAATCCTCATCGAGGACGACACACAGGAGCTGGAGTCAGTGGCCGAGCTGGATGTGAAGGTAGAGAACTGAGAAGAGAACTGAGACTATTCTCTTCTGTCACTTGAGACAAACGCAGCtcgtgttttaatgtttaaactcTGCAGTCACCAGGTCAGTCTCTTCTAAAGATGATAAACCACTAAACTCTGAACCTCAGCTGCTGCTTGTCTTCTCAGGAGGAGCTCTCGTCCTCGCTCCTGTCGCCGTCATCAGCTCGAAACAGTCGCAGGAGAGAACGAGGAAACCAAAGCCAAACCAAAGGTACTCGACCACAGGGAGTTTCAGAATAAATCCTAAATGATTACTCCAagtttcagattttattttgtgaatctGGTGAATTCTTCTGCAGAGatgacggaggaggagatgatggacCTGGCTCTGCGTCTGAGCGAACAGGAAGCCAGCAACACGGCGCTCCAGCTGCAGCGGGAAGAGGAGGCCATGATGAAAGCCATCGAAGAGAGCGTGAGCACCAACCTGATTCAAGGAGTTCCTCCTGAGATGACTCATCAAGTTCATGATGCGAAATCATCCAATGTTTCATGTTATCCAAGTTTGAGTTTGACATCAAATCTGAATCTGGTTCTGCTTCTCTGATCCTTTCAAATCCTCTCGTTGATTCTGTTTGTGATCAGTTTGTTTGTCAggaataaaaaagtgtttttatttcactcacAGAAACAAAACCGGCTTCATGGATCCAGGTTTATTAACCGACATGGACCCGGTTCCAAAAGGCCGCTGCCTTCAGAACCATCCTTAAATGTAATGACACCGGATTTACAGCTTAACTAACAGATGATTTTACCAGTGATTCATTTGTCGTCCATGTTTCTcaatcaattaaaaatacaGACTCGAAGTAACTCGTTGATACCAGAGTCGGTTACAAAAAGCATGTTGGAGTTATTTTCTGGGCCTTTCCGTGGTGTCActtccttcctctgctctcgTAGATGGTCGGCCAGTCTCAGCCGGGCTCGCCATCCCAGAGTCAAAGCCTCCTCGGCCACGCCTCCCTCAGACTCTGCTCCCGACGCAAACCCCCGATCTCCAACGGGATGAGGACGCCGTCCATCGACCAGGGAGCCTCACAGGAGATCGACCTGACCCCAGGTGAGTCACCGGAGAACCAACAGCTTCTGATTTATACTCAACCTGTGAAGAACTTAAACAACTTCCTGTGCTTTATCCAAGAAACaaaaggagctggagaagaaataaagaacagGAATAGAAAGCggaaaaggaaagaagcaaCTCCTCTGGAGACGTCTGACTTCTCCCAGAAGGTCGAGTCTCAGGCGTCGCCCGGCAGCTCCGAGCCTCTGGACTCACCGCAGGTCCGACCATCCTCCATCTTTACAGTCTctaggaaaaacaaacaacgatTTAGAATATTATTTGATGATCTGAAGAATTTCTGACCATTTGATTAATTTGAATCAGTGTAATAGCTGCggctctgtgttttctcagatcgaaccctctctgctccacaAGTCGCCCGTCTTCCTGTCCACTGACTGCAGGGCGTTGGTTCACGTCCCACGGCTCAGTCAGGACCTGCTGGAAACCTGCAGAAGCTCAGGGTTTGTATTGTGCTCTCAGGACACGTGTGCCTCCCCTCAGACGTCGCTGCCCGCTCAACCCAAGAGCCCGACGTTTCCCAGAAGCCCCGGTAACCTCACGTCTTGTCCGAAGACGCCGAGCTCTCAGGGAGACGATGAAGAAACGCAGCTGTCGCAGAGTCTCGAGTTTTTAAGAAGTCCCGTGTTTGGCAGGAGCACTCAACCTGAGACGACTCCAAGTGCCTGCAAGGCTCCCGTCACTGTCTGTGAGAACTCAGGGCTGGAGATCTCCTCCTCTGAGGAGAGTTTGACCTCCTCTGTGAGGACCACTCCCGCTCGGCCTCAGAGCCCCGTCTTCCCAAGAAGCCCCGCCCCTCCCCCTCCGCCAGAGAGATCACCGATCTGCGGCAGCCCCGTCTTCTCAGAGACGCACCGAGGACCTTCTCCGAGTCCGGTGTTCGGCCGGAGTGGACGAGAGGTCGGTGAGGACGACCCGAAGAGGTCTGTGGTTCCTTCAGAGGTCGAAAGGTCAACCAGTGAAGAGAGTCGAGTCGTCGGCGAGGAGTCTTCTCAGAGGCCGACCCAGGTGAGtgtcttttatgtgttttgAGTTCAGAACCTTTCAGGTGAAGACTTGATTCATGATTTTTCTGTCATATtgatttttgttgattttgtttgaaCGTCCCGACACTTTCTCACTTCCTGCTTggttctctcttcctctctgttttggATCACAGCCCTGCAGCACTGACCCTCGTCAGGAGGACGTCAGGTTGGACACGATCCCCGGGTCGTCTCTGTCAGGTACAGTGGAACGTCTCACGCTCTTCTTCATGAGAATGTGTTGTGTGGACATTTCTGATGCTGTCTCCTGGTTCCAGAAGATTCAGAGCAGCGGATTGAAACACCTGGAGACTTGAACCCAGCAGAGACGGAGCTGACCAGCGACATGACGCTCGTCTGGTCTGACAAGGACGAGGACGTCACGGTAcagagactctctctctctccctcccctcactATCTGTCTATGGTTCAAAAGCATTTAAAGTAAATCCGTTCTTTCTTATCGTTCCTGCGTCCGCCTGCTGCAGCCGGCAGGTTCTCCGAGCCCGGTCTTCCCAGAGGAGAGAGGTGCTGGTCGGGCAGAAGTTCTGGTTTCCTCCCTGAACCACgactctgcagcttctccaggaGCAGAGCGGAGGAGCAGgtagagaaaacacagcagagggggtcagaggtcagagaggcagagggtcagaggtcattgaTCCGACGGATACTCTGATTGATTATCAGACACGTTCAAATATAATTTGACTCTTAACGGATGTTGttcttttgcttttcattttgaattagCCACTCAAGTTCCTCTTAGCGTCTAGCATCAGTTCAGATCCTCAGTGTTGATGGCTGTGGGTCGTCTGCCTCCAGAAGGTTCTGATCAaatctttctgtttctgttcacaaggcagagtttatttatttatatattcaaacATTCATACGTCTTTGCTtctttatatatagatatacattCCATTCTTACACTGATCGTGCAGCCGTCAGGGCAAATTTGAGGATGTGGGTTCAGGGATCAAACCTCGACCCGTTTTACCTCCCGAGTCGTTCCATACACGTAAACACCGACCACCACGGTCTCCTGTCAGCAACGCACCGGACTAATCAACAGAATCCATgttccagcagctcctcagagCGACAGCCAGTCGGCAGCGGGGGGGCGACGGTTCAGTACTACTGGGGGGTTCCCTTCTGTCCCCGGGGCCTGGACCCAGACGCCTACACACAGGTGAGCAGCTGCACTCACACTAAAGCTACCAAAGTTCCCAATTAAGCAAAAATGTCAAGTGTCTGTTAAATGTGAGGATTTATTCTTCTCATTGTTTCACGTCATTAACTGAGAATTTGAAAACATTGAGATATTGATCATCAGTATTAGTGTGATgatcatttctctgtgttttgaatcATGACAGAAATTAAGGATTTTCACAGACGAGAGACTAAAGTGAGGATATGAACCATTTTACTTGATGTGTTCACATGTTCAGATCCTCACAGAGATGTTCTGTCTCTCAGGTGATCCTGGCTCAGATGGACGTTTACGACTCGAGTCTGAAACGGGCTCAGAGGCGTCTGCTGAGGAAGGCGCCGTGGGGGGGCGCCATCCTGCCGCAGCCTGAGGTACCACCGGGACTCAACACACATTCTGTTCATCTTCAGGTTTAACACTTTAATCAGTGTTATTCCcttcaaatgttttcatgctctgATGTTTATAAAACCCTGAATGAAGGAATCactgtcctcagactgtccatcgctgctgctcctcctttcagcctctgtctcaaactcctgtttctttatgtttgaaataaaaaatcactgCACTGATCTTTTATTCGCAGAAATCTCCTTCACCTGAGTCGTCTGCTGAGTCTCCTCCACGTCTGGTTCCTCGAAGGTAAAACTCCTCATTCAGTTCAATAAGAACTGATCACAGTGTAGAATCTATTTATTCACATGACGTAAAAAGGCTtctttcaaacacaaaccatgTGATGAAGAcgtatcatcatcatcatcatcatcgtcgtcaCGCTGCAGATTCCAGTtgttttcagacttgaactGAACTCTgcacgtgttcctgacatgttcctcacatgttccttggatgttcctcacatgttcttcccatgttcctcacatgttctgcaggttctctatgtgagaacaaatgtcagtgtctctggacatgttctggatcttctcctgcagcctcctggtaacatgtgtgtaacatgtcagagtccatgtgaggaaccagcaggacaatgtgtggaagcttcccagtgagcgagtggacgtgaggacgaggtttctaacacgtgacgtgaaacctgaagaacacaaacatctcaggatgaagaagaggagccggacacgtagaagatgaagacgtccacttggaaacacgaggaggttccagatcttctggtgatgagggccgactgTCTTGgacgagctgtaaacaacaacactgatctatccacagcagagtttatacttcatgtcccgcctcctgctgctctacaggctccgcccctcacctggatgTCCCACGTGTTGCTGTGTGAATGAGTTCggacccaacaacctgctgctgcttcacaaacactcactACAGGAAATGTCCAGACAGAATTTGATGGAGTTCATGTAAACAGCTTCAGAGAAACCAACAGTTCTCTAGCTGCAGTAACGTCTGTTCTCCACTTG from the Platichthys flesus chromosome 15, fPlaFle2.1, whole genome shotgun sequence genome contains:
- the uimc1 gene encoding BRCA1-A complex subunit RAP80 isoform X1, with amino-acid sequence MRGGRGGHSSSSSSSLSSSSVSQEQSRMSVRKQIIQETTNVPTEILIEDDTQELESVAELDVKEELSSSLLSPSSARNSRRRERGNQSQTKEMTEEEMMDLALRLSEQEASNTALQLQREEEAMMKAIEESKQNRLHGSRFINRHGPGSKRPLPSEPSLNMVGQSQPGSPSQSQSLLGHASLRLCSRRKPPISNGMRTPSIDQGASQEIDLTPETKGAGEEIKNRNRKRKRKEATPLETSDFSQKVESQASPGSSEPLDSPQIEPSLLHKSPVFLSTDCRALVHVPRLSQDLLETCRSSGFVLCSQDTCASPQTSLPAQPKSPTFPRSPGNLTSCPKTPSSQGDDEETQLSQSLEFLRSPVFGRSTQPETTPSACKAPVTVCENSGLEISSSEESLTSSVRTTPARPQSPVFPRSPAPPPPPERSPICGSPVFSETHRGPSPSPVFGRSGREVGEDDPKRSVVPSEVERSTSEESRVVGEESSQRPTQPCSTDPRQEDVRLDTIPGSSLSEDSEQRIETPGDLNPAETELTSDMTLVWSDKDEDVTPAGSPSPVFPEERGAGRAEVLVSSLNHDSAASPGAERRSSSSSERQPVGSGGATVQYYWGVPFCPRGLDPDAYTQVILAQMDVYDSSLKRAQRRLLRKAPWGGAILPQPEKSPSPESSAESPPRLVPRRRGLRLKKKNESEESPPAEEEEEGGEQRDGEEESETQKIEGGEEGPMDTDDCDVCPETQLSHNDDEETQDLTTDPGPELRPGGPDLPEVQMIPPEDPPAVVEPPLQEDKEEMEVDICGTKDGINPVAGADAGRPPQNAEEDKEDGADPDVEEMEVRGLQRPASPEVQPGAVPPGPEASVDCPLCQGSFPVTRIERHAAYCDGEVAVLEEREEPGVTSKPRRKRRRAEVPEAEETSNSTSSSRNQEKCFLCQKKFSLREYTRHTELCLQRRTQKSDTRGNLLSALEQTETRGSEAGPSGTRVQPAEVIDLRDDDEEEEEEEGDRVRAVSISSSPIRSFTPISEATGCLIDFRRQQRAKKPSQRRR
- the uimc1 gene encoding neurofilament heavy polypeptide isoform X2, translating into MRGGRGGHSSSSSSSLSSSSVSQEQSRMSVRKQIIQETTNVPTEILIEDDTQELESVAELDVKEELSSSLLSPSSARNSRRRERGNQSQTKEMTEEEMMDLALRLSEQEASNTALQLQREEEAMMKAIEESKQNRLHGSRFINRHGPGSKRPLPSEPSLNMVGQSQPGSPSQSQSLLGHASLRLCSRRKPPISNGMRTPSIDQGASQEIDLTPETKGAGEEIKNRNRKRKRKEATPLETSDFSQKVESQASPGSSEPLDSPQIEPSLLHKSPVFLSTDCRALVHVPRLSQDLLETCRSSGFVLCSQDTCASPQTSLPAQPKSPTFPRSPGNLTSCPKTPSSQGDDEETQLSQSLEFLRSPVFGRSTQPETTPSACKAPVTVCENSGLEISSSEESLTSSVRTTPARPQSPVFPRSPAPPPPPERSPICGSPVFSETHRGPSPSPVFGRSGREVGEDDPKRSVVPSEVERSTSEESRVVGEESSQRPTQPCSTDPRQEDVRLDTIPGSSLSEDSEQRIETPGDLNPAETELTSDMTLVWSDKDEDVTPAGSPSPVFPEERGAGRAEVLVSSLNHDSAASPGAERRSSSSERQPVGSGGATVQYYWGVPFCPRGLDPDAYTQVILAQMDVYDSSLKRAQRRLLRKAPWGGAILPQPEKSPSPESSAESPPRLVPRRRGLRLKKKNESEESPPAEEEEEGGEQRDGEEESETQKIEGGEEGPMDTDDCDVCPETQLSHNDDEETQDLTTDPGPELRPGGPDLPEVQMIPPEDPPAVVEPPLQEDKEEMEVDICGTKDGINPVAGADAGRPPQNAEEDKEDGADPDVEEMEVRGLQRPASPEVQPGAVPPGPEASVDCPLCQGSFPVTRIERHAAYCDGEVAVLEEREEPGVTSKPRRKRRRAEVPEAEETSNSTSSSRNQEKCFLCQKKFSLREYTRHTELCLQRRTQKSDTRGNLLSALEQTETRGSEAGPSGTRVQPAEVIDLRDDDEEEEEEEGDRVRAVSISSSPIRSFTPISEATGCLIDFRRQQRAKKPSQRRR
- the uimc1 gene encoding BRCA1-A complex subunit RAP80 isoform X5, with the translated sequence MRGGRGGHSSSSSSSLSSSSVSQEQSRMSVRKQIIQETTNVPTEILIEDDTQELESVAELDVKEELSSSLLSPSSARNSRRRERGNQSQTKEMTEEEMMDLALRLSEQEASNTALQLQREEEAMMKAIEESMVGQSQPGSPSQSQSLLGHASLRLCSRRKPPISNGMRTPSIDQGASQEIDLTPETKGAGEEIKNRNRKRKRKEATPLETSDFSQKVESQASPGSSEPLDSPQIEPSLLHKSPVFLSTDCRALVHVPRLSQDLLETCRSSGFVLCSQDTCASPQTSLPAQPKSPTFPRSPGNLTSCPKTPSSQGDDEETQLSQSLEFLRSPVFGRSTQPETTPSACKAPVTVCENSGLEISSSEESLTSSVRTTPARPQSPVFPRSPAPPPPPERSPICGSPVFSETHRGPSPSPVFGRSGREVGEDDPKRSVVPSEVERSTSEESRVVGEESSQRPTQPCSTDPRQEDVRLDTIPGSSLSEDSEQRIETPGDLNPAETELTSDMTLVWSDKDEDVTPAGSPSPVFPEERGAGRAEVLVSSLNHDSAASPGAERRSSSSSERQPVGSGGATVQYYWGVPFCPRGLDPDAYTQVILAQMDVYDSSLKRAQRRLLRKAPWGGAILPQPEKSPSPESSAESPPRLVPRRRGLRLKKKNESEESPPAEEEEEGGEQRDGEEESETQKIEGGEEGPMDTDDCDVCPETQLSHNDDEETQDLTTDPGPELRPGGPDLPEVQMIPPEDPPAVVEPPLQEDKEEMEVDICGTKDGINPVAGADAGRPPQNAEEDKEDGADPDVEEMEVRGLQRPASPEVQPGAVPPGPEASVDCPLCQGSFPVTRIERHAAYCDGEVAVLEEREEPGVTSKPRRKRRRAEVPEAEETSNSTSSSRNQEKCFLCQKKFSLREYTRHTELCLQRRTQKSDTRGNLLSALEQTETRGSEAGPSGTRVQPAEVIDLRDDDEEEEEEEGDRVRAVSISSSPIRSFTPISEATGCLIDFRRQQRAKKPSQRRR
- the uimc1 gene encoding neurofilament heavy polypeptide isoform X3, translated to MRGGRGGHSSSSSSSLSSSSVSQEQSRMSVRKQIIQETTNVPTEILIEDDTQELESVAELDVKEELSSSLLSPSSARNSRRRERGNQSQTKEMTEEEMMDLALRLSEQEASNTALQLQREEEAMMKAIEESKQNRLHGSRFINRHGPGSKRPLPSEPSLNMVGQSQPGSPSQSQSLLGHASLRLCSRRKPPISNGMRTPSIDQGASQEIDLTPETKGAGEEIKNRNRKRKRKEATPLETSDFSQKVESQASPGSSEPLDSPQIEPSLLHKSPVFLSTDCRALVHVPRLSQDLLETCRSSGFVLCSQDTCASPQTSLPAQPKSPTFPRSPGNLTSCPKTPSSQGDDEETQLSQSLEFLRSPVFGRSTQPETTPSACKAPVTVCENSGLEISSSEESLTSSVRTTPARPQSPVFPRSPAPPPPPERSPICGSPVFSETHRGPSPSPVFGRSGREVGEDDPKRSVVPSEVERSTSEESRVVGEESSQRPTQPCSTDPRQEDVRLDTIPGSSLSDSEQRIETPGDLNPAETELTSDMTLVWSDKDEDVTPAGSPSPVFPEERGAGRAEVLVSSLNHDSAASPGAERRSSSSSERQPVGSGGATVQYYWGVPFCPRGLDPDAYTQVILAQMDVYDSSLKRAQRRLLRKAPWGGAILPQPEKSPSPESSAESPPRLVPRRRGLRLKKKNESEESPPAEEEEEGGEQRDGEEESETQKIEGGEEGPMDTDDCDVCPETQLSHNDDEETQDLTTDPGPELRPGGPDLPEVQMIPPEDPPAVVEPPLQEDKEEMEVDICGTKDGINPVAGADAGRPPQNAEEDKEDGADPDVEEMEVRGLQRPASPEVQPGAVPPGPEASVDCPLCQGSFPVTRIERHAAYCDGEVAVLEEREEPGVTSKPRRKRRRAEVPEAEETSNSTSSSRNQEKCFLCQKKFSLREYTRHTELCLQRRTQKSDTRGNLLSALEQTETRGSEAGPSGTRVQPAEVIDLRDDDEEEEEEEGDRVRAVSISSSPIRSFTPISEATGCLIDFRRQQRAKKPSQRRR
- the uimc1 gene encoding BRCA1-A complex subunit RAP80 isoform X4, which gives rise to MRGGRGGHSSSSSSSLSSSSVSQEQSRMSVRKQIIQETTNVPTEILIEDDTQELESVAELDVKEELSSSLLSPSSARNSRRRERGNQSQTKEMTEEEMMDLALRLSEQEASNTALQLQREEEAMMKAIEESKQNRLHGSRFINRHGPGSKRPLPSEPSLNMVGQSQPGSPSQSQSLLGHASLRLCSRRKPPISNGMRTPSIDQGASQEIDLTPGAGEEIKNRNRKRKRKEATPLETSDFSQKVESQASPGSSEPLDSPQIEPSLLHKSPVFLSTDCRALVHVPRLSQDLLETCRSSGFVLCSQDTCASPQTSLPAQPKSPTFPRSPGNLTSCPKTPSSQGDDEETQLSQSLEFLRSPVFGRSTQPETTPSACKAPVTVCENSGLEISSSEESLTSSVRTTPARPQSPVFPRSPAPPPPPERSPICGSPVFSETHRGPSPSPVFGRSGREVGEDDPKRSVVPSEVERSTSEESRVVGEESSQRPTQPCSTDPRQEDVRLDTIPGSSLSEDSEQRIETPGDLNPAETELTSDMTLVWSDKDEDVTPAGSPSPVFPEERGAGRAEVLVSSLNHDSAASPGAERRSSSSSERQPVGSGGATVQYYWGVPFCPRGLDPDAYTQVILAQMDVYDSSLKRAQRRLLRKAPWGGAILPQPEKSPSPESSAESPPRLVPRRRGLRLKKKNESEESPPAEEEEEGGEQRDGEEESETQKIEGGEEGPMDTDDCDVCPETQLSHNDDEETQDLTTDPGPELRPGGPDLPEVQMIPPEDPPAVVEPPLQEDKEEMEVDICGTKDGINPVAGADAGRPPQNAEEDKEDGADPDVEEMEVRGLQRPASPEVQPGAVPPGPEASVDCPLCQGSFPVTRIERHAAYCDGEVAVLEEREEPGVTSKPRRKRRRAEVPEAEETSNSTSSSRNQEKCFLCQKKFSLREYTRHTELCLQRRTQKSDTRGNLLSALEQTETRGSEAGPSGTRVQPAEVIDLRDDDEEEEEEEGDRVRAVSISSSPIRSFTPISEATGCLIDFRRQQRAKKPSQRRR